In Brevibacillus marinus, the genomic window ACATGTTTTTTATCATGGACGAACCATCGGCACAAAATCTGCTGCACCATCTTCTGGCCATGCCGCCCCAGCAGGCGGGTCAGTTTTCCGAAATGGAACTGTCCGCACTGCTGGAGATTGGCAATATTCTGGTCGGTTCCTACCTCTCGTCGCTGGCTGACTTTACCGGGCTCAACCTGCAGCCTTCCGTTCCGGCGCTGGCGATCGACATGGCCGGGGCGATTCTCAGTTTCGGTCTGATTGAACTTGGACGTGCGGGTGATCTTGCCTTGACGATCGACACAGCTTTCTTTGAAGGAAATGAAGAAGTAAAAGGCCATTTTTTTCTCATCCCCGACCCGGAATCGTTTCAAACGCTATTTTCTGCATTGGGAGTTCCGCTTGATGGAAACGCATAAAATCGGGATGGCAGACTTGGGATGGGCCAGATCACCTGATCGTCTCCGCACTACCGGGTTGGGTTCGTGCGTAGGGGTTGTGTTGTACGACGCACAGGCAAAGATAGCGGGAATGGCGCATGTGATGCTGCCCGATTCAACGTTGGGCAAAAGCAGTCAGACGAGCATCGGCAAGTATGCCGATACCGCCATTCCGGAGTTGATCCGGCGGATGGAGCGGGCCGGCGCCACTGCCCACCGCTTGACGGCCAAGCTGGCCGGCGGCGCGCAAATGTTTTCGTTTATGTCCGGAAGTGATGCCTTGCGCATTGGACCGCGCAATGTGGAGGCCTGCCGGGAAATTCTCAAACAGGCCAACATTCCGATTATCGCCGAAGATACGGGCGGAAACTGCGGGCGGACGATCGAGGTGGACGCAGCAACCGGCATCCTCCACATCCGCACCGTAAATCAAGGCAGTAAGGAAGTATGAGCCATGGCTAGCACGCTGAAGTTTAGCTTGTTGTTAGGCGGTTTTGCATCGCTGCTCACGTTTTTGGCGGCATGGACGGCAAACCTGTGGTTCGTCTCATTGGAACGGGCATTCTACGCGTTCATCCTGTTTTTTGTGCTTGGTTTTCCGGTGCATTGGGCTTGTCGCTTGCTGCTCGGACAAGCAGACGCAGAGGGGCAAAAGGAGACGGCAGGCCAGCATGTTGATTTAGTCGCCGCGGACGACGACGGACGGGCCCAGCCCGCCAAAGAACCGGCTGATCCGGCTGATGGTTTCAAACCGCTCTCCGTGCCACGCCTGGAAGTACATAAGAAGGAGACCGTAGAACCCGCAGAAATCGCGAATATCGTCAGACGGTTAGCCGATGAATGAAAGTTGGTGGTAAACCATGGCACAAGCAATCAATCGCACCAAAACAAAAGAATTTGACAAGTGGGTTGCATGGAAAGAGGAAGGAAATCGACAGGCCGAGACCGAATTGATTGAACAGTTTATTCCGCTTGTGTATAAAGTCGTCAACCGATTGGCCATTGGACTGCCCAACATTGTGGATAAAGACGATCTGATCAGCTACGGCCGTTTTGGTTTGCTGGACGCGATCAACAAGTTCGATCACACGCGCGGACTGAAGTTTGAAACCTATGCGATGTGGCGGATTCGCGGCGCGATTATCGACGGATTGCGGGAAAACGATTGGATTCCCCGGACCATCCGGGACAAGGCGAAAAAGATCGAAGAGGCCTACACCGTACTGGAACAGAAGCTGCTGCGTTCGCCGACTGACCGGGAAGTTTCCGAGTATCTGGGAATCAGCGAGCAGGAACTGCGCCAGGTGATCTACGATACGTCGCTTGCCTCGATGGTCTCGATCGACGAGACGGTCGGCGAAGATGACGAGCAAAAAACGGCCCGGCACAGCTACATCATCGACGAGCTGACACAGCGTCCGGAAAGCGCGGCCGAAGCGAAGAGCCTGAAAGAAGTGTTGACGCGGACGATCGACAAACTGCCGGAAAAAGAGCGGATTGTCGTGTCTCTGTTTTACTTTGAAGAACTGAGCCTGTCCGAGA contains:
- a CDS encoding chemotaxis protein CheC translates to MAEFYHKLGDFQLDVLREVGNIGAGHAATALAKLLQKEIDMNVPLVSILSFDQIADFVGGAETVVVTVYLRVLGDCPGNMFFIMDEPSAQNLLHHLLAMPPQQAGQFSEMELSALLEIGNILVGSYLSSLADFTGLNLQPSVPALAIDMAGAILSFGLIELGRAGDLALTIDTAFFEGNEEVKGHFFLIPDPESFQTLFSALGVPLDGNA
- a CDS encoding chemotaxis protein CheD codes for the protein METHKIGMADLGWARSPDRLRTTGLGSCVGVVLYDAQAKIAGMAHVMLPDSTLGKSSQTSIGKYADTAIPELIRRMERAGATAHRLTAKLAGGAQMFSFMSGSDALRIGPRNVEACREILKQANIPIIAEDTGGNCGRTIEVDAATGILHIRTVNQGSKEV
- a CDS encoding FliA/WhiG family RNA polymerase sigma factor, yielding MAQAINRTKTKEFDKWVAWKEEGNRQAETELIEQFIPLVYKVVNRLAIGLPNIVDKDDLISYGRFGLLDAINKFDHTRGLKFETYAMWRIRGAIIDGLRENDWIPRTIRDKAKKIEEAYTVLEQKLLRSPTDREVSEYLGISEQELRQVIYDTSLASMVSIDETVGEDDEQKTARHSYIIDELTQRPESAAEAKSLKEVLTRTIDKLPEKERIVVSLFYFEELSLSEIAEVMKLSPSRISQLHSKAIFRLRSALTRWKSQLL